The genomic region GCCTGATACATTCAGTGAGACCGGTGTTTTTATTTTTGTTGGATCTCCCGATGTCGATCGTATTTGATAGCGGGGGTGATATATCATCAGTGCTATCAGTATACTTACCTGATGAAATAAATTCGTGATTAGTTGTCTTGCCTGAGGGATTGAACAGAATACTTAGTAATATGTATATCGACAGGTCATACATGAATTGTACCGTTATTGGTGGAGGGATCCAAGGTGTCTCTACTGGAATTATTCTTGAATATCTCGGTCATGAGACAACAATCGTGAGTGATGCATTCGCATATCTCGATGGACCGGACATCCCAACGGTTGCAACAGATTATGCAGCCGCATCAATTTATCCAGTCCAAATTGCCTCAGAGTATACCGAAGATGAACTCATCAGACGATCAGAATCAACGTTCAAGCCATTTTATGATACTGAAGGGGTTCCCGTGCGAAAACATAGACATTTCTATATTTATGAGGACTCACATGATGAGTCATTACCAGATCGAATGGGGGTGCAACCGATTGAAGAATATAATAAATATACGCCATCGCGGACAGGCTGCGATATTCGCGGAGGCTACACGTGCGAGGAGTACTTTGTCGAAATGCCAGAGTATATTCCGCAGTTATTCAAAACATATAATCGACTTGGCGGTACATTGACTCAACGAACGCTCACGGCGGCTGATATACCTGATCTTCGTGGCACGGTTTTTAATTGCTCAGGATATGGAAGTATGGAGCTTTTCGATGATACATCAATGCGAGCGATTAGAGGTCATATTCTCACATTGCCATATGATGGTGAATTCCCGCTTCCATTCTCATATACTTATACACCTACTACTGATGAATATGGTCATTATGCATACATGTATCCACGTGAAGACACAGTTCTCTTCGGTGGATCCTATCTAAAGGGAGATATAATCAACGGGGAATGGGACGGTGAAACACCTAAAAAGCCGATGACCATTGATGGAGAGACGATTCCTGAGCGGATATATACAGTCAATGCGGATATAATGAGTGATCACGATTCTGTGTCACTTGATAAATCCAATGTAAGTGCAAAACAGG from Haloquadratum walsbyi C23 harbors:
- a CDS encoding FAD-dependent oxidoreductase encodes the protein MNCTVIGGGIQGVSTGIILEYLGHETTIVSDAFAYLDGPDIPTVATDYAAASIYPVQIASEYTEDELIRRSESTFKPFYDTEGVPVRKHRHFYIYEDSHDESLPDRMGVQPIEEYNKYTPSRTGCDIRGGYTCEEYFVEMPEYIPQLFKTYNRLGGTLTQRTLTAADIPDLRGTVFNCSGYGSMELFDDTSMRAIRGHILTLPYDGEFPLPFSYTYTPTTDEYGHYAYMYPREDTVLFGGSYLKGDIINGEWDGETPKKPMTIDGETIPERIYTVNADIMSDHDSVSLDKSNVSAKQGYRPYRSNGMRVEQDADGIIHNYGHGGSGVSMSWWSAIKAVNYMTDVDTSVLSSIATAVGQTAE